A segment of the Deinococcota bacterium genome:
ACGCCCTTTCCGAGTCGGGCTCGGACTGGCAGACTTGGGGGGTGCTCGAGGTCTCGAGCGGCCAGCGGCTCGGCGACACGCTCTTCTGGAGCAAGTTCTCGGGGGCGGCCTGGCTGCCGGACGGCTCGGGCTTCTTCTACGCCCGCTACGACGCGCCAAAGGCGGACCAGGCCTACACCGGCGCCAACTACTACCAGAAGCTCTTCTGCCACCGGCTGGAGACGGCGCAGGAGGAGGACGAACTCGTCTACGAGCGCCCCGACGAGAAGGAGTGGGGCTTTGAGCCCACCGTCAGCCACGACGGGCGCTACCTCGTCCTCAGCGTCTGGCGCGGCACCGACACCAGGAACCTGCTCTTCTACCGGGACCTCCGGGAGGGCGACTCGGGGGCGGACGGCTTCAGCGAGCTGGTCAGCGACTTCGAGGCCTCGTATAGCTTCGCGGGGAACGTCGGCGGCACCTTCTACCTCCGCACCGACCTGGGCGCGCCCAAGGGCCGCTTGGTGGCGGTGGACCTGGCGCGGCCCGACAAGGAGGGCTGGCGGACGGTCGTTCCCGAAGGCGAGGACGTGCTCCAAGGCGCGATGATCGTGGGCGGCGAGCTCATCGCCCTCTACCTCCACCACGCCAGCCACCGCCTGCGGCGCTTTAGCCTGGAGGGCGAGCCCAAAGGCGAGGTCGCCCTGCCCGCGCTGGGCTCGGTCACCAGCCTGCACGGCGAGCCGGACGAGGAGGAGGCCACCTTCGACTTCACCTCCTTTCTCCAGCCGACCACGCCCTACCTCTTCAATGTCAGGACGGGCGAGACGCGCACGCTGGCAGAGCCCGCGCTGGCTTTCGACCCTAGCCCCTACACCACCCGCCAGGTCTTCGCCACCAGCAAGGACGGCACCAGGGTGCCCATGTTTTTAGTCCACCGCAAGGACCTGCCGGACGGGCGCAACCCCACCCTGCTCCCCACCCTGCTCTACGGCTACGGCGGCTTCAATATCTCCTTGACCCCGAGCTTCGCCGTCAGCCGCCTGGTCTGGCTCGAGCGCGGCGGGGTCCTGGCGGTCGCCAACCTGCGCGGCGGTGGCGAGTACGGCGAGAGCTGGCACCAGGCGGGCATGCTCGAGAAGAAGCAGAACGTCTTCGACGACTTCATCGCCTGCGCACAG
Coding sequences within it:
- a CDS encoding prolyl oligopeptidase family serine peptidase, producing MTQAKAKRLHYPPAPTAERVDDYHGTLVADPYRPLEDPAAPHTRSWLEAQNRLTEEVLGGVAERDALRARLSELWDYPKALAPFKKGGRWFGFRNSGLQNQDVLYALDGPDDPGRVLIDPNALSADGTVALNPWALAPSRDGSHLAYALSESGSDWQTWGVLEVSSGQRLGDTLFWSKFSGAAWLPDGSGFFYARYDAPKADQAYTGANYYQKLFCHRLETAQEEDELVYERPDEKEWGFEPTVSHDGRYLVLSVWRGTDTRNLLFYRDLREGDSGADGFSELVSDFEASYSFAGNVGGTFYLRTDLGAPKGRLVAVDLARPDKEGWRTVVPEGEDVLQGAMIVGGELIALYLHHASHRLRRFSLEGEPKGEVALPALGSVTSLHGEPDEEEATFDFTSFLQPTTPYLFNVRTGETRTLAEPALAFDPSPYTTRQVFATSKDGTRVPMFLVHRKDLPDGRNPTLLPTLLYGYGGFNISLTPSFAVSRLVWLERGGVLAVANLRGGGEYGESWHQAGMLEKKQNVFDDFIACAQWLMDEGLTAPEKLAVQGGSNGGLLVGACMTQRPELFGAALPAVGVMDMLRFHQFTIGWAWVPEYSSADDPAGFRVLRAYSPLHNLKPGTRYPATFITTADFDDRVVPAHSYKFAAALQAAQAGDAPVLIRVQTKAGHGLGKPTRLIIEEQADILAFLLLALGETGS